One genomic window of Centroberyx gerrardi isolate f3 chromosome 15, fCenGer3.hap1.cur.20231027, whole genome shotgun sequence includes the following:
- the LOC139922941 gene encoding C-X-C motif chemokine 10-like produces the protein MKLYLQSVCQLAFLGFCCVLLTARESDSTFVPGRCLCPETQNAVKGHLKNLTVIPKSPNCDENTVIVTLRKNSEDVCVNPESPMGIQLIRCWNRATKLGRDVTLCLKRKRRSNQRQRSRQRNRGQNRRAASSNSS, from the exons ATGAAGCTTTAtcttcagtcagtctgtcagctcGCTTTCCTGGGCTTCTGCTGTGTGCTGCTCACAG CGCGGGAGTCAGACAGCACGTTTGTCCCGGGAAGGTGTTTGTGTCCAGAGACTCAAAATGCTGTCAAAGGGCATCTGAAAAACCTCACAGTCATCCCCAAAAGCCCCAACTGTGACGAAAACACAGTCAT AGTGACACTGAGGAAGAACAGTGAGGACGTGTGTGTGAATCCAGAGTCACCGATGGGGATACAGCTGATTCGCTGCTGGAATAG GGCCACTAAGTTGGGTCGTGATGTGACGCTGTgcctgaagaggaagaggagaagcaaTCAGCGCCAGCGCTCTCGACAGAGGAACAGGGGTCAAAACAGGAGGGCCGCATCCTCAAACTCCTCCTAG
- the tmem72 gene encoding transmembrane protein 72, producing the protein MGNSERVWWIVVECACRILGISTATVLCAVGVETLQQGEFHSLAIYLLVSSVGIMLFELAYFLDTLLFMCLPCPPDWQVFVLWGKMARIGGFQKFLYYSIMSVVCFLHPVLVWHAIIPGTMLLVTAFFNFILSKKAKPESPKGPQESYTDQGLTTVCVTERGGSDSSFSFLHMVAGRRGAGLAFTPRDRCLGLGERGESIQAMLELEQTAAAPKETERERRRWKERRQVCFAGRQDPVEREMEELDRYCEPEPETTSDTAPMITD; encoded by the exons ATGGGGAACTCAGAGAGAGTGTGGTGGATTGTAGTGGAGTGCGCCTGCAGGATCCTTGGTATCTCTACAGCAACAG TGTTGTGTGCCGTGGGAGTGGAGACACTACAACAGGGAGAGTTCCACAGCCTTGCCATCTACCTGCT AGTGTCATCTGTTGGCATAATGCTGTTTGAGCTGGCCTATTTCCTGGATACCCTCCTGTTCATGTGTCTGCC CTGTCCTCCAGACTGGCAGGTGTTTGTGTTGTGGGGGAAGATGGCTCGCATTGGAGGCTTCCAGAAGTTCCTCTACTACTCCATCATGTCGGTGGTCTGCTTCCTGCACCCTGTGTTGGTGTGGCACGCTATTATCCCAG GGACCATGCTTCTGGTGACAGCCTTTTTCAACTTCATACTCAGTAAGAAAGCCAAGCCCGAGTCTCCCAAAGGGCCGCAGGAGAGCTACACTGACCAAGGCCTGACCacggtgtgtgtgacggagagAGGAGGCTCAGACAGCAGCTTCTCCTTCCTCCACATGGTGGCAGGCAGGAGGGGGGCAGGCCTGGCTTTCACACCCAGAGACCGCTGCCTCGGGCTgggcgagagaggagagagcatcCAGGCcatgctggagctggagcagacAGCAGCGGCAccgaaagagacagagagggagaggaggaggtggaaagagaggagacaggtgTGTTTCGCAGGTAGACAGGatcctgtggagagagagatggaggagctgGACAGGTACtgtgagccagagccagagaCCACCTCAGACACCGCACCTAtgattactgactga